The window ACAATGAATCTGCTCTCCAGGCAGACCGTCATGGTCTTGAGGAGGCAGCCAAAATCCAAAACTTCGACAAGGAGTCCGTAGTTCTGCCCCTGGGGCAAAATAACCCCATGCGTCAACTCAGGATGGGAGCCGACTGGCTAAATAGCAGCAATACTGAGAAGAACCCGGGGATTACTGAGGACGCCAAGGAGAATGAAAGCAAGTGGCACGCTCTCATCGTGAGTAAAGCAAAATGCAGACCGGGCTGCATCAGGAGCTGCAAGGCCAGCAGACTGAGACACCTTGTACTCCatactggtgaggccacactgAACACCGTGGTCATTCCCAAATCAAGAGGGATACTAAGAGACTGGAGAGGCTGCAGTGGAGGGTTGTCGAGACAAGCCAGACTAAAGTACATGGCAGATGAGGAGAGGTTGAGGGATCTGAGCTTGTTTATTAAGGAGGAAGTCAAGGGCAATCTAATAGCAGCCTGCAAGCACTTGAAGCAAAGACAGCAAAGCCAAGACTCTGCTTGGTAATAGCAGATGCTGTGGTAACCACAGACGTCACCTTGGGAAGTTCAGATTGCTGAGGGGGAAAAGCTTTTCCACAGGAGTGTGGTGCCACACCACTGGAACTGGTAACCCATGGAGGTGGTGGAAATCACCACTCACAGCGCTTTTCATGGCTCAGCCAAAGGTAGAGCTGGCCTGGACTAGTGAGGTGACAGCCCCGCTTCGAATAAGAGGTTGGACGAGAGACCTGCAAGGTGCCTCCCAGCTGGTGTTTCTATGATTccataaaataaattgattaAATATTGTTCTCAAAACATTTAGGAATAAATGTTTGTGCTTACCACATAGATGTACTGAGTCAAAATTAAAGAACATGATTTTACATCCAAGAGTAGGGCTtagtttctgttgcttttactGAGCATTCATTACAGAACTTTGGGCACATTTTTTAGATGAGTAAAtgaatgctttaaaattttttagTTTGACTGTTCTGGCTTTTTCTATTATAGCAATTATAGAGACAAAAATGTATCATATTCTAATGATCACGTAGGGCATAATGATCATATAGGGCTATTAGTGCTCATATAGCAAACTAAATGTGGGgactgagaaagagaaaaatgtagatGATCACTGAAGTCTTGCCCCAGTTCCTCACTTATTTACACTTACTTTTAAGGGTAACTGTAATACTTtattgcaattttctttttttttttcttggtttctaataatgcattttattcataagtatgaaatgttttcctgaCAACTGCTAGAATTGTTTCTCAGAACCcacaactgaaaatatattcagtAAACTGCATTGTAGCTTTGAAGAACAGGTTAGGACAAGAAGTGaagaataatatattttcttaattgaatctgcaaacaaaattcagagtggttatttaaaatgtgttctgGGAAATGGCTTTTCTATTGACAAAAGAAATTACAATATGAGCTTTACATCTTTTAAAAGACTAGGTCAGATTCTGATTATGTTCACATTGGCATAATTGTAGAGTGTTTCTGCTGATGCTAATTCATATTTATACCAGtgcttcagaattaaaaatccatttgaGCATTTCTGGCAATACAGTGCCTCCTAGCATGATACTCGACATTGATTtagttttagaagaaaaaaagtaaattagcACTACGGCTTCCTGAAATACAAACTGATATCAATTTATCCTTAATTTGTAGTTAAGTTCTCTCCTTTATATTCTGTATTAAATTCGTAATCTCTTTAGGTTCACTTTTTCAACTGTAATAATTGATAAATAAAATTCAGGCACTTATGATTATTAATAATGTAGGAATCTGAAACAGCAGTAAAATTACAAGAAATTATGTAGCCCATTATTTAAACAGCAGCTTTCttcaatttcaaaataacaaactacttcttcttggctttttttttttttcttaatatcacTTTCTGCAATATTGGCAAAAAtactgaattagaaaaaaacctgttcctACATTTCACATTCACTTGAGTTTTTGTGAACAAAAGGGCAAatagaacattttatttcattcattatttCTGGAGAAGAGCAAGTTGTTTGTAGTAGACAAGACATACTGGCCTGTGATTAGAAACCGTAATGTCTTATTTCTGGTTTCTTCTGCTCTGTACTAAATTTAAGACGTTTTGTGCTCTTGGATATGTATGTCATGAAGGCtactttttctgctgtcagagTTGGTAATTCTGTCAGTAGTTTCTTTCTGTGCATTGGAGAGAGATTGGTTGGCGCTAACTCAGGGAATTCTGCACCGAATTCCATTGTATGGCATAGACATATATTCACGTCATCCACAGAACTCAGCACTACATCCTCCTCCTTTACATACCCTAGTTTTGCAATTACATTCCTGATATTacttatgaaaaagaaatcccagATGTGGAGAGAACCTATGAGATTATTAGGCAGGTGAAATCTTTTTGCTGTTACCTGAAGCATTGGAATAAGATCAGAAAcaaattttcttcataatattaatataatatcatagaatagttcagGTTATaagggacctcaggagatctctagtccaatctcctactcaaagcagggtcaactTTGAgattagatcaggttgctcaaggcTTTATCCAGTCTCATTTTAAAGCCTCCAAGGAGGGAGATTGCACTGCATCTTTGGGCCAACTGCTCCACTGCTTGACTGTTATGATGgtgaaaaagtttttccttatatccagcTCAAACCTCTCTTGCTTCAATTTATGGCCATTGTCACTTGTCCTCCCAATGATCACCATTGTGAAGAGTCTAGCTCCATCTTCCTGATGACCTCCTTATAGGCACTGGAAGGCCACTATCAGGTTCCCTTGAAAGCCTTCTATTAGTGTCTTGTATGGAGGTTAAGTGGGTGGAGGACAATACTGGATATAACATTCTAGATGAGGTCTAACAAATGCTGAGTGCAATATTGCAAGTCCCTGAGGTCTTTATCTAATATCTTCTTCTGCTCTCAAATGAcataatcttttaaaatcagttgtCATTAAATTGGAGATTCATAGTTTTTCTTACTGTGATTAGATAGCATTATAACCAAGCTGAAGAATGATGACAGAATTATATATGTAAACAGGCAATTTGTACTGATTTCCCTAAAAAAATTCCATGGGGGAAggtaaaaaaattatctttgtcCCAAAAATGTGGTTCCACTGTCAGTGGACCATGACTCCTCATTCTAATGCTACTCTGAAGTCTTCATTGACTCCTGACTAATACTGGGGTGGGAAGAAGATACTGTGCTATGGTGGCAAATAATGGATCTTTTACTAAATTAGAGCTGTGCGCAGACTGTGTTATATGGATGGCTTCCTGGAAAAGATCAATTCATTTTTTACAGTATCTCATTATTCAACATGAATTAAAGACGTAACTATAATAACTCCACAACTATCACTTAATATATTTAAgacctttgaaaaaaatacaagaaaaatcaacaaaactGGCTGTGAAGCCAGAAATAATATAAGCAAAGAGTGATCTTGATAGTGTCTACTTTAGAAATATAATTAGGTGGTCTTCTACAGTGTTGCCACAGAGATAGAGGACTGACATTTctacaaggaaaagaaagcatcaAATTGGTCTTAGAAAGTCAACACTTAAAAAAAGCAGTCTTTGTAGTGGTATGAATAGAATTATTTAGTGTTTAAATCCAGTGGAATTTCAATggcaaacaaaaatacaaacatcaATGGTGCAGGTTCCTTCCACTTTACAAATGAAGTGAAAGATATAATAGAAAGATTGGATTTGTTGGGAGATGCAATCCATATTTTCCACATAACGAGaacaaatttttattattttaattatccTGCTGTAGTTTTGTCCCCCGTTTTCCTTAGCCAGTTTTCAGTTATCTTCTTCTTAAACCTTTGTATAGAAAACTATCTTAAATATCATATATGGTGTAATAGAAGACTATTGAATTTATTAACAAGTGAGGGTTAGAGATAAAGACAATTCCGTTAGAAAGAACAGGATGTGAGAAGAATTAAgtccaacaaaaaacccccaaacctctTCACATTGGAAACAGTGgaacaagaaattaaaatgggTATATTAAACAAGCCCAAAGAGAAGCATAGTCTCTAGTCACTATCATAGGGAACCTTGATTTGGTTATCTAGTGCTGGCCCACATAGCAGGTTTTTCAGTACTAAAAGTGActtaattacagaaaatgacagaagagCTTTTTGTTGCTGATTGGTGTCATCAAGGTCAATAAAACTGTGATATTATTTatccttttcctcatcttgGCTTGAATTCTCAGTGACCcctgaattaaaaaacaaaactaaacccaaaAACGCCCCAAATCACCCCCCAAGCCCAAACCCAACACCCTTACAAAGGGAATTTCTAAACTCAAAATACAGAGTAAATTTGCAATTCCCTACTAGCAGGTTGAACCTTGATTATAGTTGTCAGAGAGAACATCTAATGGAGCCTGTTTGGCTTCAGATTCAGCAAAAGCCTGAAGTGTCTTACTTAAGCGTAGATGCTTACATGTGTACCTGATCAATGGAGAGCTTATCAATACAGTTATTGGAGACCAGAGAGCTACTTAGCAGTTATTCTTTTAGTCAAATATAGGTATGGATTAAAGGGTGAGCTGAATAGTTCTCTAAATTCTATTGACTCCACTATATATTGTATATAGTAGCGGTTTACATATGTAGTTCGTATGTATACACTCATTTTAAGTACCTTAATCTGGAAACTAAATTTTTATCCGAAAAGATAAATAGAAATTAAAGCTGCTGTCACTACAGTTGTACCATCCAATATTGGGAATGCTTTATTCTCCTATGTCaatgctttattttataaaaacttCTGAACCAATACCACAATTTCTCCAtgataaaatattctgctgcttGCCAATTTGGTACTAGAGATTTTACAATTTAGTGCTCAGAGGGTGTTAAGTGAACGTAAACCTTTTGGCATTGCTGTGTGTCCATAATCATCTGTGTATCCATGGTAACTACAGGAGAGAAAGTATGGGTGTATAATCCTTCTTAAGTAACACAACATTATGTTTTTCTTGGTAGACAAAGAGGTGCTAGCTAGACAGAAGCATATTAAACAGTCTGTGAATATCAAAGTTGCAAATATACTCCTTACCAGCAAAATGGAAGTTGATTTTGTAAAATTGTAACGTGTGCTAATACTTCAGGAGTATTAATACAGAATTTCTGGAGCTTCTGTTTTGAATAAAGGTGGGCAACCTAACTTCAGATCAATCATTTTAGTtgaatttcctttctcttcaccTTACAGTTTAATAGAAAAGTCATAACTAATCATGCCAATCTTGTTGCTTACCAGAGAAAGGGCTAAATTATTCTCTGACGAATCACAATGGAATTTACACCCTTTTAATGTGCTATGTTCCTCTGTGATAGCCTAAACATGTTCATATAAATGTTTTCGTACGCTGTAAATGATTTGAGAATCAACATTCTATTGACTGTACGGCTATATTTATAAATAgggcttttttccttgttttcttgtttcatgACTTATTTTTGGTTGgcaaaaatacagaacattttAGACCCAGTTATGACTGTTATTTGGAGACCAAAAATAACTGGATACcatttttgttttatacttTCCAGCTTTCATCCTGTGAATCTTGGTTAAGCCTGCAGGAACTGTAGGACTGTTGTCTGATTGACgagaaacagcagaagctgcacACTTCTGCAAGTAAAATTAAACACAAGGCACACATTGGCACTGATGCTTCTGTAAAACAAGCTTTCTATGCCTGCTGCCTCTAGCATTCAGAGACTATAGAGGTATGCATGTGGATAGAAAGTAGGTGTACCTGAAGAgacaaaaacttgaaaaataaaagctattttgctttgaaagaggaaggaaaaagtccAGTTTTGTATACAGGCAAAATAGTGTCTAAattgaaggggttttttttcccagttttccatgagttttcagctgctttctaATGGGACATAGAGACTGAAGAAGGAATGCAAGCATAGGTTCTGATCccacagcaattttttttctccagctgctggcccacagAAAGCTGGTGTCTGTGGCTTCCCAGCCATGAAAGTAATCCATTGAGTGGAAATCTGTGGGcagatttgtattttattttatattttttattttattttattttttattttgttttatattttattttacattttctatattttattttattttattttattttattttattttattttattttattttattccctaTCTATGAGATACATTTGGTGTTTGGATGTCCTACACAATGTCAGAGACTGATTGTGCTTAGCACAGtttctatttaaagaaatagGACTGGGATCCTGAAGGTAGCGTTTTCTGACAACATTACTCCatatgtttttctctgttttcaccttccttcagctgtgagggtgggagggtggggagaagagagaagataaTTAAATGAATTTACAGTCACTGTATTTTGTCCAACAATTTCATTATGAATCCAACAAAGAATGAGGCTGTCAGTCCTGAAGATTTTAATTCTTCCTGAGAAACTCGTCATGGTAGAGCCCTCATGGTTACGGCCCTCCCTGTAAACAGGGAAAGGTCCAATGCAGGAATGGTAAGCAAGAAAACCTTCATTTTGGACCAGgatcagagaaaaagaataagaacTCTAATCCGGTTTTCCTGTAAGTATCTGCAGTCTTCGAGGAAAGAAtctgtctttgttttttcaaaCTAAAATGCTTCAAAGTATCTCATTCCCACACTGGTAAggtaggaaaacaaaagatcAAGACTCAGTTGTATTCCATTATCCTTGTATTTGATGTTGAAGACCATGATAACCTCAAGAAGTTGGAGTAATGGAGCTCTGGAAGAAGGATAAACCAAAAGCCTCTTGGATGCTCATTCCAAAGCATCATGCACTCCTATTCCAAGGGAAGAATCAACTACAACTTTTGTGATTTTTGATATTCGTTTGTCTACTCTGCACTTAGAAACCTCAAATGACTTCCCAAGTTAATGACTTCCAATGGTTCCCTTTCTTTTATCATTCAGTAAGTTTTTCTTGTAATAGCTGTGCCAAATTATGCAGCCTGCATGTATTGTCCTGTTCCTGGACACATTCATAACATGTAGTCATGGAACCAGAATGATCTAGTCTGGTGACGTGCCTTTTGGCAGTAATTTTTCTTCGAAAGGAAAAGGCTAGTTTGATATATTAAATAATTCTGTGCTGGATCCGGAGCTAATTGCTTTGTTCTCATTTTAAGTGTTGTCCTGGAAGTGTGACAGTATGTTTCAACATGTGAAGTTAGCTGGTTCAGTAATTGTGAGGATAAACAAGAAAACCTACTGAAGTTTAAATCTCCCTACTAAAAAATAAGTAAGCCTTAAGCACTTTTAACAGTGCTCTGAGCAATATACTTTAAAACTTGTGGGACTTTTGTACAGTTCTTCTAGAGGGCTGCCTGGGCTGGAGAGATCATCCACTTCTCATATAAATAGACTCAGCTCTTTACGGAACCTGTGGATACGGAATTCTGTGCGCAGGAGGGAGTGAGCTGGATGTAATTCAAATACCATCCTTCAACAAACACTCAAAGAACTTGTATAAAAGTACCCACACAGTCTCCTTGCTCTTTTTCTCACTGGAGTCTGGCTCctggaacagaaataaattatggAAAATATTGCATTAGCATAGGATGGAGGAAGGGGCCTTAGAAATAAAGGGCATGcccatgtccagatggcttaaCCTGCCACAGAATTCCTATATTCTATCCAGATATACAGGAATTGTGGTTCTGGGTGGTCAATCCATCTATGTTGAAACTTGTAATAGATTCCATTTTGCCAGGAGAATAATCAATGGAAATTCCATTCAGACATCCCAGTTTACTCATCTCTTGGCTTTTCTTGTTGATTTACCATGGGGCGGggggcagaagggaaggaaaattttCCAGTTAAAGTGCCACAAAGCTCAGGGAGTCACTTAATCTATATACCTATGATGGCCTGGGAgtttaatctgaaaaataacatggtttttgttttgttttgtggtgttttttttttttttttcatatgctgTACCATTATATTAGAGATCTGTGGATCTGTGGAAGTAATTAAGTGACATTACTCACAATTTCAAAAGAAGCCTGTATGAAAGACTTTCTTCACAGTTCTCTAAACTTTTCAACTTGATTTCCTTTGCTGATCAACCTTATTTAAAAGGTGGTGgggaaataattgaaaataaatacgaaacattatttattaattagGTTACCGTATTATGCATAATATTTCatatacaatttttaaaatattaatgatgtAAGTATATGTACTGCACTTCAGAGGATGTATGATTTAACTGtaataataacatttttatttggggtttttactCTGAAGACAGCTAAGAAAAATCTCAGAGCTTCCCAAAACCACTCTTTCCAAAGAAACCACAATGTTACAGAGCCCTTTCATCATCCAGCATATGGTACCGTAGAACACAAAAATATACACTGTACTACTTTAATTCACATTTGCAGGAGATGCAGTCTGTGTGAGTATGTGCAATTatgaaatgtaacttttttttcctcttgacttTTTTAGCTGCCTCACCCCTTTTATTTGAACACATACATATGGTGTGTGAGAGTGAGCAAGCTCTCTGTAAATGTTTGGAAGGAGCATCTGTCAGACAATAAAACTTACAAGAAAACATGCTTCTCATTTAAAGCGTATTCACCAGAACTATTTCAGTGCTGGAATTGGTTCATTTGTATAGCTTGGAGGCATTAATAAGAGCAGAGAACTGTAAAGGCACCAGAAAACTCGAACTGTTGCTAAGAATccaaggtattttttttaaagcatttcttctATTCGGCATCACAGTCTTCTGATAGGAACCTGAACCAGTTGACAGACAGGAAACCTCTGGTAGTCCTTCCAAAAAGATTGCAAAGGAGAAGATGGCATGCTTTTTGCAAACCTGGAAAGTCTAAAGATTACAATAATTGTTGGACCAAAGGGACCCTCTTCAGGCATAAATAGCAAGACTCCTACTGTCTTCTCTTGCAGACCAACTCAGCTGCCAGCAAAAGCAGGTGCTCTCCCCCTACCAGTGCTCCAGAGGAAATATTTAGTGAGTATTCACAGCTCTTTTTAcaaattaatatattattaGAGTTTGagttatatttttatagttttctCAAAggacaaaagcatttaaaaataagtttttaaggctgttattttaaacaattGCTGGAGTTCAACAGTCTGATGCAATTACcatattaatttaaaagcaaaatttgtaCAACCTAtgacagcaatttaaaaaaaaatattgttctttAACAACTATGTAGCTTAAACAATCTGAAGTAATTACaatctattttttaatgcaCAAGTTATGACAGCAAAgtaatttatataaatatgaaatGTATTTGACTTTAAATGTTATGCCATAAAACAGCCTTTGTagaatacaaaattaaaataaatcatttcttTTGGCAACGTAACCTGCAATTTaatctttagaagaaaaaatataacacTAATCTTTTCCACAGAAACAGTTGCTACTCTAATTAATTCAAGATGTGACTCTAATaagatttcaaaagaaaatcagaaacagatttttctcagaGGTAGTACTATGGACAGGgttaagatatttttatattcattaGAAACACTTGGCCCAGGTAGAGTTACAGATTTGTAGTATATAGCATGGAGACATCAAACCTGAAAGCATTATAATAATGTTTTTAGAAgcataataatttttaatgtttcagatATATGCTTTCTTTTTGGTTATAACTTACAGTAGGTAACATTATGTAACTCTTATTCAATTTTGAGTTTAAAGTGACTAATATGtctaactttttttctttttttttcttttttttttctttttgtgtggaagggaatggaaaacCTGATGTTTGTCTACCGCTCCTGTAAAGTTATCTGGACGTTACTTGTAACAATCCTGGGTTATGCCAGCAGCTTGCCTGTGGGTGATGATTCTATTTGCGCAGCAGAGGAACTTGCCAAGTACAGCATTATATTCACGGGGAAATGGAGTCAGACTGCTTTCCCTAAGCAGTATCCACTATATAGGCCCCCAGCACAGTGGTCATCAATGTTAGGTAAGTTTTAAGAACAGATAAATCTGTGAtattgttgtgggttttttccttcttaatagTCAATTTTAAGATAActaatgaaaagggaaaaaaatagccaaaGTTATTACGGGTGAAATGCAGAAATTGGAGTATCCACAATGCTTTCAAAAGTCTCCAACTGTTTTCGATTGGATTCTGTTTTCAATTGGCTGCAGCTGAAATAAACAGTGATAAGCCAAATGTTTCAGTGTTCACTCatttttatacacattttttaaCCTCAGAAATAAAAACGAGAAATTGAAGAAATAAAGACAATCTAAACCAGACTTTTATGTCATGCCATGTATTCACTCAAATAGGTGTTACTCATAGTTCTGACTAcagcatgtggaaaaaaaatgaatatgccAGCAATGGTGTACGGGATTTTGCTGAAAAGGGTGAAGCATGGCTATTAatgaaagaaatagaagaagCTGGAGAGAAAATTCAGAGTGTACATGGAATCTTCTCTGCTCCTGCCATTTCCAGTGGTACAGGACAAACGTCCACTGAATTAGAAGTGCATCCAAGACATCCCTTAGTAAGTAAATGCACATATTCATtttcaaagtttattttatgTCACTAGCgcacaaaattaaatatttgagtTCTCACTTTTAGAAACAATATAAAGCAAAGAGTTACTAAAAAGCATGGCACATTACAGGGAGCACTTTGCAGCTTCTATAAAGTAGAAGAGCATAAtgacatttctttcaaaaattttaagttaaaatGACCATAAGCAGGACTGGAGCATTCCCTAATAAGTGACACAATCCTGATGGATTTCGTTTCATTAGGTCTCATTTGTTGTACGAATTGTTCCAAGCCCTGACTGGTTTGTGGGTATTGACAGCCTAAATCTCTGTGAAGGAGACCACTGGATGGAAGAAGTGTCAGTAGATCTATTTCCATATGATGCTGGAACTGATAGTGGTTTCACATTTTCCTCCCCAAACTTTGCCACTATTCCACAGGACACAGTTACAGAGGTAGGTGTATGTACATAGTTTAGTACTTCATACCTGTATGTTTTGAGTCCTCCATTTAAAAAGGCCCTACGACTACAGGACAGACTCTTGTGAAacttatttcagtattttagagTGCTGATAATGTCTATGTATGGATTTATTACATAGCTGAAGACCctactgctttgatttttttctgtatctttcaaaTGTATCAGATATATGCAAATGGTTCATGAAAATTTGTCTctatatttaaagtatttttctgtaaaagctgactattttagtattattttaacaattcttaaaacaccaggaaaataaaaatattcacaaaagTCCTGGCATTCCTAAATATGCATCTAGACAGGAAAATTCTTAGTCGTGAATACTGTTGTGGGGAGGAGTTTTTAGTTCAAAGCATTGCTGAAACCTGAGACTGTGACATTTCAGGGGAAGAAGCTGAGGGAAAGCACAGATCTCCATCGCTACTGCAGTGACCCCACTTTCAATctcttttgcttgtttgctaCTCTATATGCCTCATACTTGCTCTTGTCCATTAAGGGTGGTGGAGAGCAGAGGATGTTGATTCAAATGTTTTGAATG of the Caloenas nicobarica isolate bCalNic1 chromosome 4, bCalNic1.hap1, whole genome shotgun sequence genome contains:
- the SPON2 gene encoding spondin-2: MLFANLESLKITIIVGPKGPSSGINSKTPTVFSCRPTQLPAKAGALPLPVLQRKYLGMENLMFVYRSCKVIWTLLVTILGYASSLPVGDDSICAAEELAKYSIIFTGKWSQTAFPKQYPLYRPPAQWSSMLGVTHSSDYSMWKKNEYASNGVRDFAEKGEAWLLMKEIEEAGEKIQSVHGIFSAPAISSGTGQTSTELEVHPRHPLVSFVVRIVPSPDWFVGIDSLNLCEGDHWMEEVSVDLFPYDAGTDSGFTFSSPNFATIPQDTVTEITCSSPSHPANSFYYPKLKILPPIAHVKMVKLRKNQLGLSAPYFNLPAKSNEVIDSVLETPLDCEVSQWSSWGLCRGPCRKTGTKIRTRFVLLQPANNGMPCPNLDEETGCEPENCV